The DNA sequence AAaacatggtgatgaaaggggtAAAGCTTGTGCCTACATTCATGAATTCAGCCTTCAAATAGTTACAGTTACCTTCACAGGTAAACAGTACCGTATGCAAACACATTCTGACATAAACTTAAAACATAGTGTAGCTCCGTTTCTTTGCCCATGTTCCAATACTACCAAAATAAGTATTCAATGAGCAAGGAGGTAGTAGGCTGGTATTTCTAAATGTATTCAATCAATGATAAACCAATTCAAAAGTgtgagatacattttctttttactATTACATTGCAGAAAATAAGATAATCATGACAAAAACCAAACAGTGCATACCTTAGAAGTGATTTTGGTGTCACAAAGATATGTATAACATCATTGCAATGTTGGTTTTCTTCAGTTCCTAGAATATTATTGCTACATCCTCCAAAAGTAATAATTTCACCTCCAGCACATGTTGTACTGGCTGAATGCCATAGTCTGAAATTAACAAAAACATGGTTATCAAAGCCATTTCAAAACATGATGCAGTTTTATCTAGTACCACCTGTCACACATTTGATTAGAATTGGTTTTGCAATTATTGCAACCTAAAATTAAGCTAACATTATTACTTCAATAGATCTACTGCTCTTTTAGCAAATTTGGTATACTAGTATGTCTAAAGCACTGGGAcatattgaaaatacaaaatgttattAATCTTTCCCAACATTAGTCAAGTCACATGTAATGGATCATTGTATTTGTCAAGGTTAATCAATTTCAAGGAACCACTTTCAATTCAGCGTACAAGAAACAGAATTAGTGATTCTTATTGGAAGAGTTAGGTATATAGGCAGCTCAGACTATCGAGGgaaatatattttatgtcaTGTGCCAACGTTTTGTTTTGAATCTAACCATTGTTGGGCAGTCACTGCTAAACATTATCACAATATTAGCCAAGATGTTACTGGCCATCAATCTAAAGAGTcagtttgaaatgaaaaatatacaacttATTTACTTGATTACAAACCCTAGATGTGTCTGGCTAAGTACATAGAGACttggtttcaaaatatcatgaaTCAGAATCCACTACTAAATGATATGGCATATATGGCAGGTATACCTTGGCTTTGAAGGCACTGGTAGTTGAGTCCACACCATTCTGTCTGTGTCTAACACCCAACAATCACCTATAGAAGTAAAATGGAATGGCAATGTTGTATTGAACGACTTTAAAATATTACAACTACTGCTACTATGCACCACTGTCATAGTTCTATCATCATACTAGTGTATTTTCAATTGCCATGAACGGAGGCttgattaaatttcaaaatcaattactTACAGTACACAGCTAAGAAATCTCTGATCTCCTACATTTTCAAGATACAGGAcataatgatacaaattttgtgCATCAGATGATAGCATGGTAAACTAAAGCATACCTTTAAAGATCTTGCAAATCTTTCAGATCTTATTTGAACTCAGAACAATTTATAGACTCCTTGTAAATAGTATGTAGGATGCATGGAAGGGACATACTTTACAAAATAGTCATTGTCTTTTGTGAGAGACAAAAGTTGGACTTACCGAGTGGAACACATTCTGTATCAAATCCTCCATACAAGATTATATGTTTCCTACTAACTTTGTTGAGGGTATGCCATGAACGACCAGCTGGTGTATCACTATGACACAGAATTCTGTAAAGTAATTACCATTAAACAATTACAACATTTCTTGATAGAAATGGCACAGAGACACTGCATTGCTGTTTTGACCTGTTTAAATCACAACAAGACTGATATTTTTAAACTTAACGATTCTAATAAATTCTATGGTCTctagaaatttctaaaattgctTAAATTGAGCTAACCAGTCTGCATACATACACTGCAAGTGTGTGAACTTTCTAAAACTATTGGCTATCATTGAAGATAAACAACATCAGAAAACTTACGGCCCAGACCACTGCAAAGTGTCTAAATTGAGACAATACAAATCATTCAGACGGCATTgctgaaaacaaagaaacacaATACTGGTAAGTCTACATTGTACAAAAAGGACAAATCATGATTCATGGTTGGAAACTTTATACTCTTATTTATCAACTTCTTATACATTGATTTCGTCATCAATTTTCAGCATACAGGCAAATtcttaataataataacctAAGGCTTATCATTTACAATATCAATGAAAGCTGTGACAATTACAATGGTAAAAGAGCTAGATTATCTCATCTCCTAACTTTTATGCAAGATCAACATAGTCCAACAATATGAGAACAGAAACCTGAAGCAAAAAATGCAAAACCAATAACACAAACAATGGATTGGAAGAATAATGCTTGAATGGATGACTTTTAATGCCAGATATTGacaacattaaccctttgatgTCCATTCCAAAGTATAGAGTTATAACTTTGTAAAGAAAACAACAATGTACAGCCAAAGGGAAAGAATGTACGAGGACTATAATAAgtgtgtacatgtaacatgataAACAAAAATACCGGTACTGATTAAAGGTAGTTAGCAAGTCAAaattgaaaggcttaaacttttgcacaaatttTCTTCATGCAACTTTAAATCATTCACTTTTCACTAtcgagaatgaaaatcaggcatcactgtgcaaaattttgtactagagaaacaaatttcccactATCTACTGACACTTGATactcaaaatggttgccatcccCCACATGAGtcttcacaagtggtagacctaaaaagtattgtaaaagttcgcGACTCCAAATATCAATGCCTGGGAAAAAATAACGCAAAAGACCCAGTGTTTCAGgctaatttttgatcaaaagttttcatgaaaatacctGGGATATTTGAAGACAAGACTCTAAAGAAGGTATTCTAGAATGACAAAACTGATCATTGATGAAGGAGAGTCACTATCTTGCCTTGTTAAAGAAACAGAACTCTTAGTTGAGATAAACTGTTGAACCTTACAATAAAAGGCCACAAAATCTCAGACGTTTCATACAGTCTGGGCTTAAtcatatttttgtatcatttaaAAGTAGTCAGTGGCACTTGAATTCTGATCACAGGAAAGTGGTTACTTTGGATTTTTTGATCTTTTCTCAATTCTGTACATCAGCTATGCACTTAATACTGAAATACTGAAAAGCTGTAAGGTtgataatataaggttattcccaaaacaGCATGagttatgtccgagtacattgtGCAGTGGAAATATTGTCCTCGACGAAGAGTatgatgtacgaggacataaatcccattattttgggaataaccttattattatacacttttttagtccaactttacaagaaaaaagtcaaaattaaggCGTCTTTTGGATGCTCGTTGCCCACTCTACTGAGCGATCAcgagcagactgggaacgcTTTGAGCGCGTCCACTAAGCATgcagaacaaaatttcaacccgcgctgcGCAGTGCACATAGTACAAATTGTACGTCAGCATCATAATTTCACTCGAATTCACAGATTTTGGACTGACCACGATTTTATTTGGGAAGTACTGAATGCTAAGAAgtgtatgtttttgtaaaaaatataaaattttctctttttctccgtgttgacgtaaaggtgttttgaggtcaaaggtcaaatagcgtccaataacacctaaagttattgtactccgcgtcaaagttattggactccgcgtcttctgataccgaaacttactgtatgacaaaactccataggttacagacgcaggtgtataataatacacACTACTTGTATAATAACAGTTGAAACATCTGTTTCTATGCACAAACCAAGCAATTGGTGATAAAGATAAAGTTCAGTCAATAAACACAGCATGGCTGTGAAAACTGTTACACTAGATGACACAAATTTGAACATAAAAATCTAACTGAATGATGCAGAGGGAATTAACCTTGAATACCAGAAAAAGACACATTCTTGCTTATAAGAGGTAGGTTTTTCTGCACATAATCAACAGTCAATCATGACTCATTTTCAGTTCAAAATCAGTTCAGTGTTCTCAGACTGCCATTGAATTCATCAATTTACTGAACGGTTCAACCTGTCATGCAATGTGTCGTATAATTACAACTTGGcattttcttttcagaaaatCTGTCTCTACATTTTATAGTTGAACACTTTAGGCAATGATTGGCACTGAAACATGACTACTTACATTATGTCTTCCTCCAAAAATAAACACTTTATTGCCAAGAAGAGCACCAGCATGAGCAGCTCTGGCAGATGGACAATCTCCCTACAAAGTTAAGAGATACGAAGTTAAATATTCAATACGATACTTGAATCGGGAAATCAATAGACAACGGTTGTCCAGTATTTATGTACCTTAGCCATTAATATTATTTACACTCAAAATCACAACTCAGATGATCTCATTACACATCAGACTACAGTTATTCAAACaagcgtaaagttggcgtcatactcatcctcatcctcagcctcaggggtcaAGCGAAAATGAgtatgaggatgacgctacagcgtcagcttcaccggcgtcagatcGGATTATTTTCGAATGCttctgatggaatgataagtgtaaaaacgacttaaaaaatgtgctccaagtttcatatcactgaaaatgttaatcaaaacacagtgggttttgtatttcataatatttagtaacctCTCCTCTTAATATCCGTTTCTCACGATGTAGTTATAAACACAACACTCTTAGCCctcaatttccttaaagttcaaaggttgtatgtTTAATAGATTGActttcaggcctcaagtcatagttataccagttaattgtttttatatgtcctctgaataattagggctttcatatcacctctcatggtggcgatttttacacatttcggaccatgtatacctttttgcaccaatttttggaaaatcttaacgcaaagttgagaggataccaaTAAACACATCTgcggatccatggactgaaaattacgaacatttccaagAAAACTAGTCTATATGAGATTttctaacgataaaatattacctgcaaCAAGTTTACGATtcaaagaaagttgagaaagaatggagttgctattttcttaagttatgggcgaattttatcatttatccgtcatcgggtagcgtaacttcggcaatcttcggatacgacgctgaagctgacgctgagtagcgtcattttcagcgtcagctagaaaggtcatctgaggctgaggatgaggatgaggatgacgccaactttacatTTGTGTTATTCAAGTGGTTTCTGGGGACAACAAATCTAGAGATCAAAGATCTAAGGTCAAGTCAGGTCAGGTCATGTCCTCAAAGGACCTTCTGAATGAAGCCTTGGTGACTCAAATATAAATTGCCATTTAAAGTGACTGTGGATACAAAACTAATGACTTTGAATTCAAGCTCCTTCATCTACACCAGAGTTACAACCTCTACAGAAGTGATGTAGATCAGATTCCTCTCTTCTTTCTCTAATAGCAGTAATGGAACGTTGAAGAATTTCTTTTATTAGATTTTCTGACTTCTTCTGGGATGacttttttaaacttctttCACAGAGTCTATTACTCTTGTTGTGAGAACCTTTCATTCATGATGTACATTTTGGAGATGTTAGTGATCTAGTTATTTAGAATCATATTGGAGATGTTAGTGATCTAGTTATTTATAATCATTTTGGAGATGTTAGTGATCTAGTTATTTAGAATCATATTGGAGATGTTAGTGATCTAGTTATTTATAATCATATAGTACTGATagcaaaacaatatctgtatgcaatgaaaataaaaatttggaaaccATTATTTGATGTGTATGTGCTATGAGTCAAACATAATTACCAATATCACTGTGAATACACAATTGCTATAGAGAGAGATAAATTGTAACTTACAGTTCTAGATGGACTAAAATGATTACTGATATTGATGTATATTAAAATGATTACCAAACATTTCTGGAAATTCAGACCTGTCCTGTTACACCTTTCTAACAAGAAGTTTAATCTTTCACTACTCTGGccaataatataaaaataaggCTGCTGAGCCCgttatttggctttcctctcgcctgcGCCCATGAATAAATGTTGATGGTCAGCGCAGAGTCTGttattcaattatattatcaacgaacctaaaaaaccatcaaaatttacgaaaatttcccatgcGAACAACAACGGGGTAAGTAGTGCACgcactgcaaaaattttgcaaatccggagattttttttgaaaaaagcttctaaacttggcccacaaatgccccattttattttgtgattgattatgacctttgtacaaatcacattTTTCGTTTTAGCTGCAAAGTTTCTATGTTtaagatattattcatattcatggcaTGAAAcaaaaccattactgtgtatttgtgggcagtcacgtggttcagttcgaccaattaaaacgcaatggacaggcATGGTATATAATTTTTGGTAACAGAAACCCTTTATTTAACTTGGTACTGATAATGGTACTGGTGATGGTTTTATGCTTGCATATGTAAATGCATTACAGAAGCAAGATtcctttttcaaagttttgtctgCCAAAGCAGCTGATCATAGACAGCTCATGATGGTAGCATATGTAACAAAGCAGTCAAAAATCTGTCTTATGGAAACTATACAATTTACACTATGCACAGTCTGGTATAAGTCTGATAAAAGTTTTCCTTACCGTTGTTTTGACTTCATTCCATTTCTCTGATTCAATATTATATGAAAACAGGTGATTGTTCCAGCCTCGTCCCTGTTCCTGTGTGTCAAACAGCAATGATAATATTTGTTATGAATGTCCATCTGAATGGAGGACCTACAACATATCCTACACTTAAACATAGTATCTGTTGAGTTTTCCAAAACAGACATCTTCAGTAACTGTTGTCCATATTACGGTAAAACCATGTTTTGTTTCATTCATAAAGATATGAATCCATACAAATGAAGCTTTCCTGTTTCTAAATCATATTTCCCATAAGAAGTCATTGACTTACCGGTGTCCAACTGCTGGTAGAGTCCCACACCCACTGACCGTAGCACGGAGTTATTTTAGGTTCAGGACCAAAACCACCAAATACATAGATTCTGCTTGAAAAAGAGTTTGAGTTTGATCAACCACTTATGCTGAAACGTCATTAAACACTTTGGAGTTTTCTATTTATCAAACAGCGTTCAAACTAATGCAATTTCAGAGCACTGAAATAACGATAATCTTCAATTGCTAAAgactaattttaagaaatttctGTAATAGCAGTAATGAAACACCGGACCATTTATTTCACACATGTAAATTCTCTGTACCATACGTTGTGAGTTGAATCAAAGTATTAAAATTTCCAATCATCACTGACTAACAACCATGCATAGACCTTCCTTTCCAAGAATCATTAACTGCTAAATCAGatgtttcaaggaaaatattcaGCTATAGAAGATAGAATGAATGAATTGTAAGGAAGGTAGAAGACAAAGAGTTGTAAACTGTCATTACGTGTTTTTATACGCCCAGCATACACTTTTATCTCTTGGACTAGGTGCATCTCCTTTGTTTTCTAGTAAACACCACACCTTGGTGTGTAGATTTAGACAATATAACTGAAAAGAATGGAAaagacaaatgaataaatagaCTAAGTTGCAATTGTAAATATACATCTAGACCAGGCTGTGGAATACAGGGCCTGTGCTAAGCTGTAGTACAATTTAAAATTATCTTAGAGGGTATGattaaattt is a window from the Ptychodera flava strain L36383 chromosome 11, AS_Pfla_20210202, whole genome shotgun sequence genome containing:
- the LOC139144289 gene encoding kelch domain-containing protein 2-like isoform X2, with translation MNNTEHLQNTSRPCVPARRSGHVACIFGDNLYIWGGYLDLPGSPFPIDRYLPPAELWVYNIEAESWKLEETSGSIPPGTSGCSSTVIGESLYVFGGFEKNENSNKLYCLNLHTKVWCLLENKGDAPSPRDKSVCWAYKNTRIYVFGGFGPEPKITPCYGQWVWDSTSSWTPEQGRGWNNHLFSYNIESEKWNEVKTTGDCPSARAAHAGALLGNKVFIFGGRHNQCRLNDLYCLNLDTLQWSGPILCHSDTPAGRSWHTLNKVSRKHIILYGGFDTECVPLGDCWVLDTDRMVWTQLPVPSKPRLWHSASTTCAGGEIITFGGCSNNILGTEENQHCNDVIHIFVTPKSLLRISLDVVVKYQRVLSKYLHHLPRSIIETLEKRMNTTINKNGPPVSSNDHRKHSCVVS
- the LOC139144289 gene encoding kelch domain-containing protein 2-like isoform X3; amino-acid sequence: MNNTEHLQNTSRPCVPARRSGHVACIFGDNLYIWGGYLDLPGSPFPIDRYLPPAELWVYNIEAESWKLEETSGSIPPGTSGCSSTVIGESLYVFGGFEKNENSNKLYCLNLHTKVWCLLENKGDAPSPRDKSVCWAYKNTIYVFGGFGPEPKITPCYGQWVWDSTSSWTPEQGRGWNNHLFSYNIESEKWNEVKTTGDCPSARAAHAGALLGNKVFIFGGRHNQCRLNDLYCLNLDTLQWSGPILCHSDTPAGRSWHTLNKVSRKHIILYGGFDTECVPLGDCWVLDTDRMVWTQLPVPSKPRLWHSASTTCAGGEIITFGGCSNNILGTEENQHCNDVIHIFVTPKSLLRISLDVVVKYQRVLSKYLHHLPRSIIETLEKRMNTTINKNGPPVSSNDHRKHSCVVS